A single window of Lentimicrobiaceae bacterium DNA harbors:
- the atpG gene encoding ATP synthase F1 subunit gamma: MPSLKEVRTRIASVKSTQQITSAMKMVAASKLRKAQTGILQLRPFAQKQKQMLQELSSGNDTLDSGSYAVQRTGKKLLIVVFSSNRGLCGAFNTNVIKQVNNTISNWGKPDKPSDLGLITIGRKASEYFRRQGFNVIESHDDLYDNLNFNNASVIAEKLMKMFKEGHFDKIMFVYHQFRNAVVQRLITEQFLPVEPALNDSEESHVVSEFIYDPSKEEILEELIPQILKTQFYKALLDSWASELGARMTAMSQATDNAAELLKDLRLSYNKARQAAITKEILEIVSGAEALKNS; this comes from the coding sequence ATGCCCAGTTTAAAGGAAGTTAGAACCCGAATTGCTTCGGTAAAATCAACTCAGCAGATTACCAGCGCTATGAAAATGGTGGCTGCATCAAAACTGCGCAAGGCCCAGACAGGAATTCTCCAGTTAAGACCTTTTGCCCAAAAACAAAAGCAGATGCTGCAGGAGTTGAGCTCAGGAAACGATACTCTCGACTCGGGCAGCTATGCAGTTCAGCGCACTGGTAAAAAGCTTTTAATCGTAGTCTTTTCATCAAACAGAGGCTTGTGCGGAGCTTTTAATACCAATGTGATTAAACAGGTAAATAATACGATTTCAAATTGGGGAAAACCTGATAAACCTTCCGATCTCGGATTGATTACCATCGGGCGAAAAGCTTCAGAATATTTCAGACGGCAGGGATTTAATGTCATTGAATCGCATGATGATTTGTACGATAACCTTAACTTCAACAATGCCTCAGTAATTGCTGAAAAATTGATGAAGATGTTCAAAGAGGGCCATTTCGACAAAATAATGTTCGTTTACCACCAATTCAGAAATGCAGTGGTTCAGAGGTTAATTACTGAACAATTTCTTCCGGTTGAACCTGCGCTGAATGATTCGGAAGAATCTCATGTTGTATCAGAGTTTATATACGATCCTTCGAAAGAAGAAATTCTTGAAGAACTTATCCCGCAGATTCTTAAAACCCAGTTTTACAAAGCATTACTTGATTCATGGGCCTCAGAACTTGGAGCACGCATGACAGCGATGTCGCAGGCGACTGACAATGCTGCTGAACTGCTTAAAGACCTCCGGTTATCGTATAACAAAGCAAGGCAAGCTGCCATTACCAAGGAAATACTAGAGATTGTAAGTGGAGCCGAAGCTTTAAAAAACAGCTGA
- a CDS encoding sensor histidine kinase, giving the protein MNIYSRQISVKNLWQFLLANVVLSLLILVIFFGNVFVSPERFLIGFIWSFSICITQWTGPVMIGNLLDKKIRWIDKPVKRTFIEISSLLIWSVGAFISVQLIMMYLVHGIAPSDAWQSISHSILITFLISLFISLVFTAVGFFKAWRKSVLREAELKSEMMTYKYESLRNQLNPHFLFNSFNVLSDLVYDDQAQAVKFIRQMSDLFRYVLDCRDKELVSLKEEVDFMKSYAWLLQTRFGDKLHLSITLNEDCQALIVPMTLQLLVENAVKHNEVSEKYPLHIAIKQNGDFIEVENALKLKNSGKDSKNTGLRNISQQYSFFTDRQIEIHADTKTYLVRIPIIQKTEK; this is encoded by the coding sequence ATGAACATTTACAGCAGGCAAATTAGTGTAAAAAACTTATGGCAGTTTTTACTGGCTAATGTAGTGTTGTCGCTACTTATTCTCGTAATTTTTTTTGGAAATGTCTTTGTAAGTCCTGAACGGTTTTTGATAGGTTTTATCTGGTCATTTTCCATATGTATAACCCAGTGGACCGGGCCGGTGATGATAGGGAATTTGCTCGATAAAAAAATTCGTTGGATTGATAAGCCAGTGAAACGGACATTTATTGAAATTTCCAGCCTGCTAATCTGGTCGGTTGGGGCATTTATATCCGTACAGTTGATCATGATGTATCTGGTGCATGGCATTGCTCCATCAGATGCCTGGCAATCTATTTCCCACTCAATTCTTATCACATTTCTTATCTCTCTTTTTATTTCGCTTGTTTTTACGGCTGTTGGCTTTTTTAAAGCATGGAGAAAGTCGGTATTAAGAGAAGCTGAACTTAAATCAGAAATGATGACCTATAAGTATGAATCGCTGCGAAACCAACTCAATCCACACTTTTTGTTCAATAGCTTCAATGTGCTCAGCGATTTGGTATATGATGATCAGGCTCAGGCTGTAAAGTTCATCAGGCAAATGAGTGATTTGTTCCGTTATGTGCTTGATTGCCGCGATAAGGAATTGGTTAGCCTGAAAGAAGAAGTGGACTTTATGAAGTCTTATGCTTGGCTGCTTCAAACGCGCTTTGGCGATAAGCTTCATTTGAGTATCACACTTAATGAAGACTGTCAGGCTCTTATTGTGCCAATGACGTTGCAATTACTGGTTGAAAATGCTGTAAAGCACAATGAAGTATCGGAAAAATATCCTTTGCATATTGCGATAAAGCAGAATGGAGATTTTATTGAAGTTGAAAATGCACTGAAACTTAAAAACTCAGGAAAAGATTCAAAAAATACCGGGCTGAGGAATATTTCGCAGCAATATAGCTTTTTTACCGACAGGCAAATTGAGATACATGCTGACACTAAAACTTACCTGGTAAGGATTCCTATCATTCAAAAAACAGAGAAATGA
- a CDS encoding F0F1 ATP synthase subunit alpha — MAEIKPAEVSAILRQQLAGFKSEAELEETGSVLQVGDGIARVYGLNNVQAGELVEFTTTGVKGIVLNLEEDNVGIVLLGEAAGINEGDLVRRTKLIASVPVSEGMLGRVINTIGEPIDGKGPITGEVFEMPLERKAPGVIFRQPVNQPLQTGIKAIDSMIPIGRGQRELIIGDRQTGKSAIAIDTIINQKEFFDKGEPVYCIYVAIGQKGSTVANIVQTLEEKGALQYTVVVVATAGDPAAMQFYAPFTGAAIGEYFRDTGRPALIIYDDLSKQAVAYREVSLLLRRPPGREAYPGDVFYLHSRLLERAARIVASDEIAAKMNDLPETIKHKVKGGGSLTALPIIETQAGDVSAYIPTNVISITDGQIFLETNLFNSGIRPAINVGISVSRVGGNAQIKAMKKVAGTLKLDQAQFRELEAFAKFGSDLDAVTKSILEKGARNVEILKQPQYSPMNVESQIAIIFCGSKGLLQKIPTKRIHDFETEFLHNLADTKPALMESLRKGNYTPEIEKELETVALDLRRKYEV, encoded by the coding sequence ATGGCAGAAATTAAACCCGCGGAAGTATCAGCAATTCTAAGGCAGCAGCTTGCCGGATTCAAATCAGAAGCCGAGCTGGAAGAAACAGGAAGCGTATTACAGGTTGGTGATGGAATTGCCAGGGTATACGGCCTTAATAATGTACAGGCCGGTGAATTGGTTGAGTTTACCACAACAGGTGTAAAAGGAATTGTGCTTAATCTTGAGGAAGACAATGTAGGAATTGTGTTACTGGGAGAAGCCGCAGGCATCAATGAGGGCGATTTGGTGCGCCGCACCAAATTAATTGCATCTGTACCGGTAAGTGAAGGAATGCTGGGCAGGGTTATCAATACCATTGGTGAACCCATTGACGGCAAAGGGCCCATTACTGGCGAAGTTTTTGAAATGCCACTTGAACGTAAAGCGCCGGGTGTAATTTTCAGACAACCCGTAAATCAGCCACTCCAAACCGGCATCAAGGCTATCGACTCCATGATTCCTATCGGAAGAGGTCAGCGTGAATTGATAATTGGCGATCGCCAAACCGGAAAATCAGCCATTGCCATTGATACAATTATCAATCAAAAAGAATTTTTCGATAAAGGTGAACCTGTTTACTGTATTTATGTAGCTATTGGACAAAAAGGCAGTACTGTGGCCAATATTGTTCAGACTCTTGAAGAAAAAGGTGCATTACAATACACTGTTGTAGTAGTGGCAACAGCCGGCGACCCGGCAGCTATGCAGTTTTATGCCCCATTTACAGGTGCAGCCATCGGAGAGTATTTCCGTGACACAGGACGTCCGGCTCTCATTATTTATGACGACCTCTCAAAACAAGCCGTTGCTTATCGCGAAGTTTCGTTGTTGCTCAGACGTCCGCCCGGACGTGAAGCTTATCCCGGCGACGTATTTTACCTTCACTCCCGTTTGCTCGAAAGAGCTGCCAGGATTGTTGCCTCAGACGAAATTGCAGCCAAAATGAATGACCTGCCTGAAACTATCAAACATAAAGTTAAAGGCGGAGGTTCACTTACAGCATTACCCATCATTGAAACACAGGCTGGCGACGTTTCAGCTTATATCCCAACCAATGTAATTTCTATTACTGATGGCCAGATTTTTCTTGAAACAAACCTGTTTAACTCAGGCATAAGACCTGCTATCAACGTTGGTATTTCTGTTTCGAGGGTTGGAGGAAATGCCCAGATTAAAGCCATGAAAAAAGTAGCCGGAACCCTTAAGTTAGATCAGGCACAATTTCGTGAGTTAGAAGCCTTTGCAAAATTTGGTTCTGACCTTGATGCTGTTACCAAGTCCATTCTTGAAAAAGGAGCACGCAATGTAGAAATCCTGAAACAGCCCCAATATTCACCTATGAACGTTGAATCACAGATAGCCATTATTTTCTGTGGCTCAAAGGGTCTGCTGCAAAAAATTCCAACAAAGCGCATCCATGATTTCGAAACTGAATTTCTTCATAATCTGGCCGATACCAAACCAGCACTTATGGAATCGCTGCGCAAGGGAAATTATACGCCTGAGATTGAAAAAGAACTTGAAACAGTTGCTCTTGACCTGCGCAGAAAATACGAAGTATAA
- a CDS encoding tryptophanase — translation MELPFAESYKIKMVEPIRRSTREQREQWIKEANYNLFKLKAEYVFIDLLTDSGTGAMSDRQWSEMMLGDESYAGASSFYKMKDTIRELLGFEYFLPTHQGRAAENVLFSAMVKAGDFVPGNSHFDTTKGHIESRKAKAIDCTIDEAFDTSVYHPFKGNIDLNKLEDVLKNHPKEKIPFIVVTITCNSSGGQPVSMANIKAVRQLADKYGIFVLFDSARFAENAYFIKTREEGYKDISIRDIVLEMFSYADGMTMSSKKDAIVNMGGFIALRDRELFEKATVFNIMFEGYVTYGGMSGRDMNALAQGLREGTEFDYLETRIGQVAYLGNRLVEFGVPVQQPFGGHAIFVDAKRFLPQLPKEQFQAQSLAVELYLESGVRGVEIGALLADRDPETRENRYPALELLRLTIPRRVYTNNHMDYVATALANVYERRNTLTTGLKIIHEAPIMRHFTVDLAKV, via the coding sequence ATGGAATTACCATTTGCCGAATCATATAAAATAAAGATGGTTGAACCTATCCGCCGCAGTACCCGCGAACAGCGTGAGCAGTGGATAAAAGAGGCCAACTACAATCTTTTCAAACTGAAAGCTGAATATGTTTTTATTGACCTGTTAACCGACTCAGGAACCGGTGCTATGAGCGACCGTCAATGGAGTGAGATGATGTTGGGAGATGAAAGCTATGCCGGAGCGTCATCATTCTACAAAATGAAAGACACCATCAGGGAATTGCTCGGTTTTGAATACTTTTTACCCACACATCAGGGCAGGGCTGCAGAAAATGTTTTGTTTTCGGCCATGGTAAAGGCAGGTGATTTTGTACCTGGAAACTCACATTTTGACACGACCAAAGGGCATATAGAATCGCGCAAGGCCAAAGCTATTGATTGCACCATTGATGAAGCTTTTGATACGAGCGTATACCATCCGTTTAAAGGCAATATTGACCTGAATAAGCTGGAAGATGTGCTCAAAAACCATCCCAAAGAAAAAATTCCATTTATAGTTGTAACCATTACCTGCAATTCGAGTGGAGGACAACCTGTTTCAATGGCAAACATCAAAGCAGTTAGACAACTGGCTGATAAATACGGAATTTTTGTACTGTTTGATTCAGCCCGCTTTGCAGAGAATGCCTATTTTATAAAAACCCGTGAAGAAGGGTATAAAGATATTTCCATCCGCGATATCGTCCTCGAGATGTTTAGTTATGCTGATGGCATGACAATGAGCAGCAAAAAGGATGCAATTGTGAATATGGGCGGATTTATCGCCCTGCGCGACAGAGAGTTGTTTGAGAAAGCGACTGTTTTCAACATCATGTTTGAAGGTTATGTGACCTATGGTGGCATGTCAGGTCGCGATATGAATGCCCTGGCTCAGGGGTTGCGCGAAGGAACTGAGTTTGATTATCTGGAAACACGTATCGGCCAGGTAGCATATCTGGGCAACCGTTTGGTTGAGTTTGGCGTTCCGGTGCAACAGCCTTTCGGCGGACATGCCATATTTGTTGATGCCAAACGCTTTTTACCTCAGTTGCCCAAAGAACAATTTCAGGCGCAATCTCTGGCTGTTGAACTTTATCTTGAAAGTGGCGTAAGAGGTGTTGAAATTGGAGCTCTGCTTGCCGACCGCGACCCTGAAACCCGCGAAAACCGCTACCCTGCTCTTGAACTGCTCAGGCTAACTATTCCCAGAAGAGTTTATACAAACAACCATATGGACTATGTTGCTACAGCTCTGGCCAATGTTTATGAGCGAAGAAACACTTTGACAACAGGGCTCAAAATTATTCATGAAGCTCCGATTATGCGCCATTTTACTGTGGATCTTGCAAAAGTTTAG
- a CDS encoding PrsW family intramembrane metalloprotease: protein MLLIAISTLPVVIILGYVYYRDKYEKEPLGLLIKTFMGGILSAIVTLVVLTPLDGLFPVPDGILNNAIIKAFAWAAIPEELFKFMFLYWIVWKNRNFNENYDGIVYAVFVSLGFACLENIFYVFQHGAGVGIMRGILAVPAHALFGVIMGYYFSIARFSFTSTFLNLAKSLLYAIFAHGIYDFLIFWYAGSAAALNDRAWILIIVFLVFIVFLWRLGFRKIRHHVSTSVFK, encoded by the coding sequence ATGTTGCTCATTGCCATTTCAACGCTTCCGGTTGTTATTATTTTGGGTTATGTTTATTATCGCGATAAATATGAGAAGGAGCCATTGGGGTTGCTTATTAAAACTTTTATGGGTGGCATACTTTCGGCCATAGTAACCCTTGTTGTTTTAACACCGCTTGATGGTTTGTTCCCTGTGCCCGATGGCATATTAAACAATGCGATTATCAAGGCATTTGCATGGGCTGCTATTCCTGAAGAGCTGTTCAAGTTCATGTTCCTTTACTGGATAGTATGGAAGAACCGCAATTTTAATGAGAACTACGATGGTATTGTTTATGCCGTTTTTGTTTCACTTGGTTTTGCTTGTCTCGAGAATATTTTCTACGTTTTTCAGCATGGGGCAGGGGTAGGTATTATGCGGGGAATATTAGCAGTGCCTGCTCATGCCTTGTTTGGCGTTATCATGGGTTACTACTTTTCTATCGCTCGGTTTAGCTTTACAAGCACATTTTTGAATCTTGCAAAAAGCCTGTTATATGCCATTTTTGCACATGGAATTTATGATTTCCTGATTTTTTGGTATGCTGGCTCTGCTGCAGCTTTAAATGACAGAGCCTGGATTCTGATCATTGTTTTTCTTGTATTTATTGTTTTTCTGTGGCGATTAGGATTCCGAAAAATCAGGCATCATGTGTCAACATCTGTTTTTAAGTAA
- a CDS encoding ferritin, translated as MISKKVEEAINIQIKNEEHSSRIYMAMASWCETKGYRGAADFLYKQSDEERMHMLKFIKFLNDRGGYAVLSALEVPASTYNSLLDVFNHVMSHEEFITDSINKLYEVSLNEKDYTTGNFLQWYINEQIEEESTVHGILDKMKLVGEDKAGMFHMDKDLQAMAAAKVVAPIAE; from the coding sequence ATGATCTCAAAAAAAGTTGAAGAAGCCATCAATATCCAGATTAAAAATGAAGAACATTCTTCGAGGATTTACATGGCAATGGCCTCCTGGTGTGAAACCAAAGGTTACCGGGGTGCTGCTGATTTTCTATATAAACAGTCGGACGAAGAACGGATGCATATGCTAAAGTTCATTAAATTTTTGAATGACAGAGGCGGTTATGCAGTATTATCAGCACTTGAAGTTCCTGCATCAACCTACAACTCTTTGCTCGACGTTTTTAACCATGTGATGAGCCATGAAGAGTTTATTACCGACTCCATCAACAAGCTTTATGAAGTTTCGTTGAATGAAAAGGATTACACCACTGGCAACTTCCTGCAATGGTACATCAATGAACAGATTGAAGAAGAAAGCACAGTACATGGAATACTGGACAAAATGAAGCTTGTTGGTGAAGATAAAGCAGGAATGTTCCACATGGACAAGGATCTGCAAGCTATGGCTGCAGCCAAAGTAGTGGCACCTATTGCTGAATAA
- a CDS encoding TonB-dependent receptor gives MKNCIAFFLFLFSVGLSAQTTISGTVRAPKDGSLPGANVYLKGTYDGTSSNVDGKFSFKTQKKGSYVLMVEFMGFEPFSKELELTGSNIHLDVELKEKFNRLDAVTITAGTFEAGDKKQANHLSSLDMITTAGAAGDVFGALQTLPGTTTNGESGRLFVKGGDSDESQTYIDGALVHTPYNSSAPNTATRGRFNPFMFKGTIFSTGGYSAEYGQALSSVLLLNTNDMPSQNQLDLSILSIGAEMAVTKMKGSSALTASLGYTNLAPYMQLVPQNYQWQKAPESCNGAVSIRRKTGKTGMLKIYSSFDNGSFILAQLDLDQNKMIDYALNNRNFFVNASWKANLGEKTTLSSAASFTSDFDKVAFDGKHWDKELNGFHLKQVVSREMTNKVTVRAGAEWFSHLSEQIWQTPVDSFSNRVNNNVIAAFTEAEMYTSGRFVARIGGRVEYSDYLRKFNMAPRITAAWKLNENSQFSAAYGWFYQNPSDDYLFYTRWLGYERANHYILSYQSSEKGRTLRAEIYYKDYQNLVKQLTDEFYLPESYNNNGNGFARGLDLYWRDKKTIKHGDYWISYSYLDTRRNYRNYPETAIPNFASTHNLAVVYKHWFGKLRSLAGVNYRYSSPRVYNDPNSNNFNSMQTMAYHTLDVSWSFLFKPHIIIYGAVTNLPGFKQEFGRRFSSQPDESGIYQSTAITPGSGRFFVLACFITFTKKGDQNQLDKIQ, from the coding sequence ATGAAGAACTGTATCGCCTTCTTTTTATTCTTATTCAGCGTAGGATTATCGGCTCAAACGACCATAAGTGGAACTGTAAGAGCTCCGAAAGACGGAAGTTTACCCGGTGCCAATGTTTATCTGAAGGGGACTTACGATGGTACATCGAGTAATGTTGATGGCAAGTTCAGTTTTAAAACTCAAAAGAAAGGCTCTTATGTGCTGATGGTTGAGTTTATGGGTTTTGAACCTTTTTCGAAAGAATTGGAGCTTACAGGAAGCAATATTCACCTGGATGTTGAGCTAAAGGAAAAGTTTAACCGGTTGGATGCGGTAACCATAACAGCCGGTACATTTGAGGCTGGAGATAAGAAGCAAGCCAACCACCTGAGTTCTCTTGATATGATTACAACAGCAGGGGCTGCAGGCGATGTTTTTGGCGCGCTTCAAACCCTTCCGGGAACCACTACCAATGGTGAATCGGGCCGGCTTTTTGTTAAAGGAGGCGATAGCGATGAGTCGCAAACATATATTGATGGGGCATTGGTACACACGCCCTATAACTCATCAGCGCCCAATACCGCCACCCGCGGTCGTTTTAATCCGTTTATGTTTAAAGGTACTATTTTCAGTACAGGCGGTTATTCAGCTGAATATGGCCAGGCACTTTCGAGTGTATTGTTGCTAAATACCAATGATATGCCCTCTCAGAATCAGCTTGACCTCTCCATTTTATCAATTGGTGCCGAAATGGCCGTTACTAAAATGAAAGGAAGCAGTGCATTAACAGCTTCTTTGGGTTATACCAATCTGGCACCTTACATGCAACTGGTACCTCAGAACTATCAATGGCAAAAAGCACCTGAATCATGCAACGGAGCTGTAAGTATCCGACGGAAAACCGGTAAAACAGGAATGCTTAAAATATACAGCAGCTTTGATAATGGCAGCTTTATTCTGGCTCAGCTCGATTTGGACCAAAACAAAATGATTGATTATGCACTAAATAACCGCAATTTTTTTGTGAATGCATCCTGGAAAGCAAATTTGGGCGAAAAAACAACACTTTCAAGCGCAGCTTCTTTTACCAGCGATTTTGACAAAGTGGCATTTGATGGCAAACATTGGGACAAAGAATTGAACGGATTTCATCTTAAGCAGGTTGTTTCGCGCGAGATGACCAATAAAGTAACTGTCAGGGCTGGTGCTGAATGGTTTAGTCATTTGTCGGAGCAAATCTGGCAAACACCTGTTGATTCATTTAGTAACCGTGTTAACAATAATGTAATCGCCGCATTTACCGAGGCTGAAATGTATACATCAGGTCGTTTTGTGGCCCGTATCGGAGGGCGGGTTGAGTATTCTGATTATCTCCGGAAATTCAACATGGCTCCCCGGATTACAGCAGCATGGAAACTGAACGAAAACAGCCAGTTTTCTGCTGCTTATGGGTGGTTTTACCAAAATCCCTCCGACGATTATCTGTTTTATACCCGTTGGCTCGGATACGAAAGAGCTAATCATTATATTTTAAGTTATCAGTCTTCTGAAAAAGGCCGTACGCTTAGAGCAGAGATTTATTATAAAGATTATCAAAATCTCGTTAAGCAGCTGACCGATGAGTTTTATCTTCCTGAATCTTATAATAATAACGGTAATGGGTTTGCACGTGGACTTGACCTTTACTGGCGCGACAAAAAGACCATCAAGCACGGCGACTATTGGATATCTTATTCATATCTTGATACCAGACGCAACTACCGGAATTATCCCGAAACAGCTATCCCGAATTTTGCAAGTACTCACAATCTGGCCGTAGTGTATAAGCACTGGTTCGGAAAATTGCGTTCGCTTGCAGGTGTCAACTACCGATACTCTTCGCCAAGGGTTTATAATGATCCTAACAGCAATAATTTTAATAGCATGCAAACCATGGCATATCACACTTTGGATGTAAGCTGGAGCTTTTTGTTTAAACCTCATATCATCATCTATGGAGCGGTAACCAATTTGCCCGGGTTTAAGCAGGAGTTCGGGAGGCGATTCTCCAGTCAACCCGATGAGTCAGGCATTTATCAGAGTACTGCTATTACTCCTGGTTCGGGAAGGTTCTTTGTGCTCGCATGTTTTATCACTTTTACCAAAAAAGGAGACCAGAATCAATTGGATAAAATTCAGTAA
- a CDS encoding DUF3109 family protein yields MIAIDDTINSDDLGKVCFVCDLMKCKGACCVEGDAGAPLEESEIGELEDSLDYIKPFMRQDGLEIVEHLGVFDYDAFGHYVTPLVNGAECAFVVFSEDGIAGCAIEKAWEAGKSKFRKPVSCHLYPVRINRYNDFDAVNYHQWHICQPALELGKRLNVPMYVFLKDSLVRKYGEKWYAQLCDGIEAQKNTEK; encoded by the coding sequence ATGATAGCCATTGATGATACAATTAATTCTGACGACCTTGGGAAGGTTTGCTTTGTATGCGATTTAATGAAATGCAAGGGAGCCTGCTGTGTGGAAGGTGATGCCGGAGCTCCGCTTGAAGAAAGCGAAATAGGTGAACTCGAAGATTCGCTTGATTACATTAAGCCCTTTATGCGGCAGGATGGACTTGAAATTGTTGAACACCTGGGTGTGTTCGATTACGATGCTTTCGGCCATTATGTTACTCCTCTTGTAAATGGAGCTGAATGTGCATTTGTTGTATTTTCAGAAGACGGAATTGCTGGTTGTGCTATTGAAAAGGCCTGGGAGGCTGGCAAATCCAAATTCCGCAAGCCTGTTTCATGTCATTTATACCCGGTTCGTATCAATCGTTACAACGATTTTGATGCTGTCAATTACCATCAGTGGCATATATGTCAACCGGCACTTGAATTGGGGAAAAGACTGAATGTTCCCATGTATGTTTTTCTGAAAGACTCTCTTGTCAGGAAATATGGTGAAAAATGGTATGCGCAGTTATGTGACGGAATTGAGGCTCAGAAAAATACTGAGAAATAG
- a CDS encoding response regulator transcription factor: MKVLIIEDEARAARHLERLLSKVAPDMDVVASLESVRDSVEFLSTNQGIALIFSDIQLADGLSFEIYRQIKVSCPIIFTTAWDHYAIEAFNTNGIDYLLKPVEEERLLKAIEKVKQFSPMPALEKLFEMVAQKQEKQYKSRFLVKIGDRIKSIPIEEIDAFYSYEKATYLHTKGKRSYCIDFALDHLEEIVDPEKFFRINRKYLVSLNACASITAWSNSRLRLQIDGVDDKDIVVARERVQAFREWLDR; encoded by the coding sequence ATGAAGGTTCTTATAATTGAAGATGAGGCGAGAGCCGCACGCCATCTTGAACGTTTGCTCAGCAAGGTTGCTCCGGATATGGATGTTGTTGCAAGCCTGGAATCAGTGCGCGATTCTGTTGAATTTCTATCGACAAACCAGGGCATCGCTTTGATTTTTTCTGATATTCAACTTGCTGACGGATTAAGTTTTGAGATTTACAGGCAGATAAAGGTGAGTTGCCCGATCATTTTTACAACAGCCTGGGATCATTATGCTATTGAAGCTTTTAACACCAACGGTATTGATTATTTGTTAAAGCCTGTTGAGGAAGAACGTTTGTTGAAAGCCATTGAAAAGGTAAAACAGTTTTCTCCGATGCCTGCGCTTGAGAAACTTTTTGAAATGGTTGCCCAAAAACAGGAAAAGCAATATAAATCAAGGTTTTTGGTAAAGATAGGCGATCGAATCAAATCCATTCCAATTGAAGAAATTGATGCTTTCTATAGCTATGAAAAAGCTACTTATTTGCATACGAAAGGAAAGCGGAGCTATTGCATCGACTTTGCCCTTGATCATCTTGAAGAAATAGTTGATCCGGAAAAATTCTTCAGAATAAACAGAAAATATCTGGTTTCATTGAATGCCTGTGCCAGTATTACAGCGTGGTCAAACAGCAGGTTGCGTCTTCAGATTGACGGAGTGGATGATAAAGATATAGTGGTTGCCCGTGAGCGGGTGCAGGCTTTCAGGGAATGGCTTGACAGATAA
- a CDS encoding DNA alkylation repair protein — protein sequence MTADSLYNDLAAYCVANANDEIVKKYSRYFKGGYNGWGLTKEHMDTKMAELKKSGDLTLDLVFESAPLLMQSGRYEETSFVFSMMSMLLNQFQDKDIERLESLFSIGISNWAHADYLGMFLLPELIKTGVLSPERMDNWVASVYKFQRRCVPVTFIKLLRQNEDYSPLFNRLEPLMVDTEREVHQGMGWFLREAWKLNHALTEDFLMKWKDVSPRLIFQYACEKMKPEDKVKFKRVKI from the coding sequence ATGACAGCTGATTCTCTTTACAATGATTTGGCCGCTTATTGTGTGGCCAATGCCAACGATGAAATCGTAAAAAAGTATTCGCGCTATTTTAAAGGCGGGTACAATGGCTGGGGATTAACAAAGGAGCATATGGACACAAAAATGGCTGAACTGAAAAAGTCAGGTGATTTAACCCTTGATTTGGTTTTTGAATCAGCCCCTTTATTGATGCAAAGCGGGAGATATGAAGAAACTTCTTTTGTTTTTAGCATGATGAGCATGTTGCTGAATCAGTTTCAAGATAAAGATATAGAAAGACTCGAAAGCCTTTTCAGTATTGGTATTTCCAATTGGGCTCACGCTGATTATCTCGGAATGTTTTTACTTCCTGAACTGATAAAAACCGGGGTGCTTTCTCCTGAAAGAATGGACAACTGGGTTGCCTCGGTTTATAAATTTCAGCGCAGGTGTGTTCCGGTTACATTTATCAAACTACTCAGGCAGAACGAGGATTACAGCCCTTTATTCAACAGACTTGAGCCTTTAATGGTTGACACCGAACGTGAGGTTCATCAGGGTATGGGCTGGTTTTTGAGGGAGGCATGGAAGCTTAATCATGCTTTAACTGAAGATTTTTTAATGAAATGGAAGGATGTTTCACCAAGATTGATTTTTCAATATGCATGTGAAAAAATGAAACCAGAGGATAAAGTTAAGTTTAAAAGGGTAAAAATATAA